GTCAGCAGCTCCGCAAGGATACATCCAAGGGACCACATGTCGATTGGCATCCCGTACCTGGAACCTTTAGGACAAGAGACAATAAGGATGATTATTGAAGCTGATGACtgagaaacatacacaaaagttaaagtaaaaagaagGACTGGAGTTGTTACCTAAAATGACCTCAGGCGCTCTGTAGAACCTGGACTGGATGTAGGTGTAAACTCGCTGATGCTCGTAGCAGCTGGAACCAAAATCTATGACCTGCAGGAGGACAGAGACAGATGCGAGTGTGAGGGTTTCTACACCCATACCTACAACGCTTCTTGAACCATTCCTTCTTTGGGTCAGGCAGTGTTACTCTGCTGACGGAGGAAGACAGTTTCTACATCAGCGGTACAGAGCCACATACCTCCACGACAATTCTGAGACATTAGCCACTTGGCTAACAGGACATCGTCCAAAGACAATAGGGTTTCAGACCAATAGGGGCTGTACTTGATCCCAAACCATCCGTCATGTTCaaacaaaaaaggtttggttcaGAACCTATACATTTAAGTTTCAGCAGTGGTTTACACGGTGTTCTGTGGCCAGATTTCATTTACAGAACTTTAACGTCATCCACCAATTTTccactggccacggttacatgatgttttttaattcagaattagttattccgaattaaataatttggaattaaagtgttctgatttgtgtttacatggaaataatagttccaaattgaggttttaACATCTTCTTCTACTCTCTTATATTTGTGGTTAGTGTTTCCGCCACCTGCTGGGCAGGAGTATGACAGCATTCATCGTTCAGCTACTTAGTCTCTGCTTAAACCTGTTTAAATGTGGAACGATTCACCAAAAACTACCAAAATGTAGAGGCTTCTCAAACCAGAACTGTGGCGGCCATCACCATGTGGGTACTTTAAAACCATAACTTGAGGACCACAGTGTACCTTGATGCCGCTGCGCCCCTGCTGCTTCAGTAAGATGTTCTCCGGTTTGAGATCGCAGTGGATGATGCGGTTCTTGTGCAGCGCGTCGAGACACTGGAGGATGGAGTGGGCAAACTTCCTGACCAGCGGGAGGCTGAAGCCCTGGAACTTGTTCTTCTTAATCAGCTCGTAGAGGTTCATGCTGAGCAGCTCGAAGGTCATGCAGATGTGGTTGCGGAAGGTGAAGTTCTCCAGCATGTGGATGACGTTCATGCTGGAATCTTTGTCCTGCTTCCTCAGGTGCTCCAGGATGCGGATCTCCTCCGCCGCCTGCCGGTGGAAACGCTTCTCGTTGCGTACCATCTTCAAGGCCACGTGGCTCTGGGACTTGTGGTCAAAGGCCTTCACCACCTGCATGAAGAGGTACATCATGATGTCATTACACCATGAAGCAGAAATTGGGGAAATCTTGAAAGGGAATTGAATAActtttgaaacagaaaagacaccacaaaaaaccctaaaacgaactaaaatataacaaaacagTTCACAAAAGTCACCAAAAAGATCAAAAACTATTAAAAGTCTTAGGCTCACATTAGCCAGACACATCACCAAAAAAACTTCTagtcatcaaaaaaaaaaaagaacaatcctGAAAGCATCAAATCAACTCgaaaatggacaacaaaaaacCAGACAACTTACAAACATGATCTAAGACattcagaatatataaaaccaTGTCAAAACTCACATACTAATAGAAAACTTAAAGGAAACATCAGAACAATGACAAACTGTTTCATAACATCCAATAAAAAGTTCAGAACAGTAACTCAAAAGCTTGAAACAACCAAATGCTAAATGAAGAACCTGATACAGTCACAAAACATCTAAATATTAGCACAAAATAACCACTAGCAACTTAAAATCTGAATCTTAAGGAGCTCAAAgcgatgacaaaaacaaaaccatctcaaaacaaaaatactaataaacaaccacaatatttttcattaaatgtgtACAAAGCTCAAAACAACCATAAACCTCAAACCAAAACAGACAGAGTACAGCATCCGAACCTGTCCAAAGCTGCCCTTGCCGATGACCTTGAGGACTTCGTAGCGGTAAGCGATTTGGTCGTGTGGGACTTGAATGTATGAGCCCTGATCGTCATCGTAGCCACCGTTGTTGGCTCCGCCCACAACTCCTAACCTCTTCTTAGCACCGGGACCAACGAAGAAGACTACAGAAGAAGATCAGAGTTAATAAAGAGGTTGAGTTTTGGTCCCTGAAGGAGACATTCCTCACCCTCAGGAAAGCTGAACACCTCGTGGTGCTCAAACAACGACATCTTGGTCATGAATTGTTTCATGGCCTGCTCCGGCGACAGGGCGTTGGTTTTTGGCTTGCCGTCGCTAGACTTGTTGGAGGTGGCACTGCCGTTGCGCCCGTGGTGGGCAGAGTCTGACGCCGATGTCTGCCGGTCAGCCGGCAGGAGGCCCGGCCGGGTGGAGGAGCCAAGCGGAGCCAAGCCGTTGGGCTGCGAGGTGAGGATGGGGCGTTTATTGGTGTTCTCCTCGTACAGCTGGACAACGTGGGACTGAGACGACGACGACAACTGGACCCCGTCTGACATGGTGGCCTTAGATCCCGCCTGAACACATACCACACACGCTTTTTAGTTAGTTAGCATTTTAGCTAGTGTTTTACCTTTATTGGTACCTTAACCTTTTGCTCTACGGTTAGTGTGAATTATTGACTACTACTTTTATTGACTACTACTTTTGTAGTTTGTTAGCTTTAacattttgttactttttagATAGCTCATCATATAGCTCTTTTTGTTAGCTCCTATGTTGGGTCCCAAGTTAGCTCATCAGTTATGTTAGCTCCTAGGTTGGGTCTTATCTTTGCTCTTATTGTCCGGTCATATGTTAGCTCCTATGTTGGGTCCTATGTTAGCTAAAATTGTTAGCTCCGATGTCAGCTAGTATTGTTAGCTCCTCTGTTGGGCCATTTGTTAGCTATATTGTTAGCTCCCATTTTGGGTCCTATATTAGCTCTTATTGCCTGGTCATATGTTAGCTCCTACGTTAGCTCCTATGTTGGCTCGTATTGTTAGCTCTTATGTTGGCTCCTCAGTTAGCTGTTATTGTACTCAGCTCCTATGTTGGCTCCTCGCTTGCTAATTAGGTAGTAACAGAGGGAAAAGTCAACTACAGCTTAATAAACTATTCGGGATCAATTTAAATCTgataaaacaaaacagacaatttgaaaaccaagaaaaaaacatgaaaacacaaaaacaactgaaaacaaCCAACATTAATGTGGCCATGTGAGCACATGCTGCTGGgtttgtttgttattgtgtttCAGTCACAGACGAACAGCTGTGATACTCGCTCTGCTTTCTATTAGTCCtcgttgccatggcaaccagcACACCTGGCCTCATTCAgttaatacacaaacacacacacttcaacTCCAATGGGTGTGTGTTGTAACGCGATACATgaagcgtgcgtgtgtgtgtgcacgtgcagCACCGTGTTTGTGTTTCCAGCAGTGAATGAAAGGCTGACCTGGAATCACCTCCATCACCGTCACCATAGACTTTATAAactatcacaatttttttatatttctatataAATGTTCATTGTTGTTTAATCGTGAACAGGACGTGATGTGGGAAGATGAATACAGTTATTAGTTATTTCcatcaataaaacacatttgacTATTTCAAAGGACATGTGGTCTCGTACAGCAAAGGCATAAATAGAGGCCGTGAGCGTTTAGTTAGCCTCCTTCACCAGGGGGCGCTAGAGAGggagttctcaaacttttctggCTCAAGTCCCCCTTTTGTCTTTCTCCGACTATTATGACAATTTTCTTaggaaactatttaaaaacaactatagattaTAATGATTGAATAAATgactgataacacacattttaatttataaacaagtagaaagaaacaatatttaatgcAGTAGTTCCAAACCTCTTTTGGATCGTGACTCCATTtcgatatcaagaatttctggcaacaccaaaaaaatgttttttctagaattagtttttgatcatgtttcagCTCAGACATTATCTTTTActtttagtttaactaaatttatattCCACAAAGAGAAAGTACAGACACATAAGATTGTGTAATGGTTTtaattgaaatatatataacaaaaaatggcGACCCCATATAAACTCCAGGCaaacccaaatggggtccctacctcaaggttgaaaaacactgatttagtggctcctgaatagatttatttctatagttttaatcaTTTCATCTGACGGCTGAGGTGGGACCAAGAATGACAcgttgttaattttcctctctctctttcttaagtacccccatttgagaaaccctgtgCTAGAGCGACAAAGCTAACAGAAAAGGCATTACAGCATTCTCACAAGAGAAACTATCTCAGTAGTGAGAATAGaggaacatatatatatattaattgtatgtttttatcaaaatcaaaatgaacttaatttaaataataaaaaatgattgaatTTATTGTTTTAGAGTCAAAGTGGTCAAATATTTAGGGAAGAATTTTACCATCATCACAAATCTGAGTTCCAACACATTTCTAAGtttacttttgtttgtttaatgtgtTCATAGTGTGATTTTAAAGCTTCAATTAAAACACGTTAAAACACTATTTTTAGTCTGAAGGTAAAGGATTAAATAAGTGCTGCATCAgcattctctgtgtgtgtgtgtgtgtgtgtgtgtgtgtgtgtgtgtgtgtgtgtgtgtgtgtgtgtccttcacAAAGGCCTATAAACCAATCAGCTGTTTGAGGCTAtaattagcattagccgagTGTCCCTCACAGCTGACTGCAGGCAGTGCTCTCCTAACATGCTAACAACACACTGGTTTTATGTTACTGCTAAAAAAACATTgacaactttttttaaactttcgaCGTACTGTACATTGTTTGaataaaagccttttttttacaCCATCATTGATTTGTTCACATTTACTGATATATTTCAGTTTCTAACGGCGCCATGTTTTCATAGAAGAGGCTGAGGAATTTCAACAAACTCATAAATATCTTAACCACATATTTTATACACTGCATTTGGAATAATGAACAATATGaatattaatacaggaaagaacaaaggggttccatgtttttagtcattttagtatatttttgttgtggttttaattaattttcagttatttttgtagttattaagtgtttttggagtaattttgtgtatttttcttgtcattgtgTAGATTTCTTAAGTTGCTTTTGTGTATCTTTAGTCTTTTTGCACAACTTTTGGTcaattttgtgcctttctgttgtaattttgaatatgtttgttattttgtacgTTTAAGGCCCATATAAAATTAGTGTGTGACGTATGTGTGAGttgtgtgtgacgtgtgtgtgtgtgtgtgacgtgtgtgtgtgtgtgacgtgtgtaTTTGAGTTatgtgtgacgtgtgtgtgacGTGTGCGACGCGTGTGACGTGTGTATGCTATGtttgtgacgtgtgtgtgtgtgatgcgtGTTTGAGTTATGTGTGACGTGTATGTGTGACGTGTGTGTCTGTTGTGCGTCGTACGTTGAGCGGGTGGTGGTTGTTGTTGCGTAGCGGTGGCAGGGCGACGGGCGACGTCGTGTTAGAGCCGCTGTGACCCGGAGAGTACACCGGCTCGCCCGCTTTGCctgcagaaagagagagagagatagagaccagttattttttaaattcactttAATGGAAACCAGTGAGAATCACTTACATTTAAAACTTTGTTatagatttatcatttacatcaacatcaacaaATCTACAATTCACCTGTGAGACTGATTCAGAGTTTctgtaattacaaaaaaaacgaaTGAGATATCCCTGAAatagtgaaataataataataaatcatggAATTGTGATATAACAATAATcctgaaatattaaaataataataataatcttgaaatattaaaataataaattaatacaaattaaaaataattaaatattaataattaaagctgcaagccgTGTTGAACGGGCTCTtgcaaccacacgcatgtcgtGAAGTGAAGCACCTTGAGATGTGTTGCATGtgggggtgtggcagaaatgttaaagtgttgagaTGCAGCTGACCATTttaaggattatatcacaaactttcctgcaatgttctggccaaatataatgtctatggtttccttttaccaataggtggctaATCACTGCACTCTGTAGCCACGTGCGagccaccggttgcgttttgtgTGCGCCACAGTGCACaccggttggacgactgtgacgtcacgagacagaggagttctcaggcagttaaatgtttgtgttataaacacaacaataaacagataaacaggtcagtgttcataatgaaggagaacaagaaggttggactctggatttgtcatacacacattttttatcaacagccaacagaaaaaagataaaactgcaccattaaaacatgaactaaatcaagttgctgcagtttacagtgagttacagtatgagaggaaacagtatagtggatgtgatttagtttttacacattatgacgttttggtgatgtagttacttgaaatataatttgaagagttttattttgaaaagtaacccgatattttattgcggagtgcTTAATTTCccgtttagcttcatttgctctgtgctgattgatgcgtcgtgctccggtatcagccagaaatagaagccctgcgtatatctggtggagggcaccAGACTAGCGCAGCtgtgaaggagcagacacgcagcgcagcagacccggtggaaattaacacatagactaaagtggaaacctatcagctctggtgacgcggcggtgatgtaacgcagcggagccgcatccagtggaattTGGGGGTTAagagtcctacctctacagtgatgatgtcatcagtcccgacagtgatgatgtcagaattctacagAATTTTGTAGCTGTCCGTGAAACTAATTGTATTAGCCccctattgagtcattttgccattcacatgtgcagttcccccaaaatatcaaaTGTTTTGCCAGTCCTAAAATGCTTCAAattttaatgagtttttgaacgtgtttaggccctcaaaaatgtttttgtaagaagaagaagaataaaaacgaggtgcattacaatagggtcctactcACCGTTGTTGCTTgggccctaataataataatcctgaaatagtaaaatattaataatctgAAAAAGTTaagtaataacaataatcataAAATAGTGAGATATCACAGCCCCGGCTTAATAAAAATTACTATAATGCAATtttgtttcaggaagtgaatgcAACAATTTccaaaatgaagaagaagcggAGGCCGTGAACCACTGAGCCTCGTGTAGAAACCACTAACATTAGAACTTCCTTTGGTGTCAAACATCATCCAAAGTCCAGTTTAATCAGCAAGTGGTTGCTGACCTCTGAGGGGTTGTTGTAACCTGTTGACACTTTGATTGGATAAGAGCAGCGTATCAAGGAtttaaaggtcacatgtcatgttatttttcacccatgtccatttgttctaagaaccccaaaaaacatagaatttgaggtttattttcccaaactcgcccgttttccagtgttttagcctctgaaaagtcactttctgatcaattctacacaaacaggctgatttgcggcctacttatgcatattcatgactGGGTGTgtcacccactccgtagccgagctcttGCTGCTTTATATacacacgagacagagcgtgggggcggggcgttcgccggtacatacatagactttaatttccataatcccattcaaaaagttaaacttttatagattatagatttggggcccacaatttaaacgatttcaagtatttatttgtttctttttaaatatttgggCTTCCACGAACCCacgaaaacaggaattcaaaaaatttaaatacttttcagtttttgcagaaaaaaagaggagaagaaggactggactgttggccagtggtgcatggtcctcttttctgatgaaagtaaagtgtgtctttCATTCAGTAATCAAAGTCCAAGGGTTTgaaggaagacgggtgaggaacagaacccaagctgcttgaggtctagggtgaaatatccacagtcagtcatgatttggggtgcaatgttctgttctgttcctcaccctggaaaggttgagaaccacgcACTGATTTAATTAAATCCCGTGAGGATGCCATGATCAAACCAAAGCTGCAGATAAAGGTAGAAAATCACCTTAACGTTGTCAAAATTCACATAATGACTGAAGAACTGGGAGGAGTGGGAGGAGCCTAAGCATCCTCTAGCAGGTGGAGCAGACAGATGGTGAGCTCCTGCCTTGATAATCTCAGCACCGCCTGTAATCCTGCTAATGAGGACTGGGATCAACCATCAGTAATAGGCTCCGCCCACAAGGCCTTTCCCCATACCCATGACCAGTACAGACTCAGGGTTCATCCTTTAATAGCAAATGTTTCACAGTTTAAGCTCCGCCCACTGGAAGATTAGCAATCACACATTATGAGGGCGGAGCCTCGAACCACTCAGCTTCATACTACGGGAAAACGCACGCACAGTCACGCACTTTACAGCCTCAATAGGATGTGTGTGCATCAGAAACATTAGTGTCTtctgttgtatatttttatcaccattttgtcatcattttgtgtgttttcaaagtaattttgtgcatttgtcaatgtagtcgttttgtgtatttttttgtcattttggctttctttttttcttattgcatatttttgttgtaaattttgtgtatttctgttaccATTTTGTGTGTGCACAATCAGTTTtcggttgtcattttgtgcaattgtcaatttgtgtatttttttaaatttattgtgTATCTCTTTGTTACTGTTTtcactgttattttgtgtactttggtagtcgttttgtgtattttttgtagttttgtgcattttgttgtcctttttggtgtatattttttcatatggtgtatttctgttattgttttgatatttgtgttatcgttgtgtgtgtttgcagtcattttgtaaattgctgtcattgttttgtatattttaattgtcatttgtgATGGTCAGCGTTTGTCCGAGTGTGTTTTTGatgctcattaaaaaaaagtcacaatgcTGAGAAGGctcaactcactcacacgtgctgccCCTTAGAGAGACACAAACTGAAGTGGGTcaaacattaatattatgcCAAAAATTCATTGAGGAACAAATACCTGGCTTTGATTGGCTGAGGCCGATCACTGCCATGCTTAAAGCCTtttatgaaaacacaaacaaagcagtgtttgttttcccaggatattatttatatttcaattaaaatctaattacttttgacctatttttttaattgtttgacCGAAAACTCACAGAATGTTGCATTTCGTGCAGGAATTGAAATATAAGCTGCTGCAAACATTCAGTTTTCACAGAATCCAAGAACATCCTAAATGATGTGACCTGGTGCTGGTGGGGCCTCAGTCCCAGTACGTACTGGGAATGTTACTGGGATCTGTCCAGAGAGTACACCACGCCATGCGGCCGGTGACCCTGACAGATGGGGAGCGGCCAGGAGGCGGGACGTGAACTTGACACCAAGGGGGAGGAGCTAACAGGTAGAACAGAAAGCACCGAGCGTTCCCTGAACGCCTCGTTTCACATGTTCACCAGTTGCTCAATGGTTTGATGGTTCAGCTCCTTCCATTAAATCACTGCTtatattccatttttttttaaacctcaggAAACACAACAACTGTAGCTGCTGTGGGagcaaaataaaagaacacctTTATGTCAcgcatctttggttaaaatatggtgatttttttccttttttctcagGAGGGACAAAATGAAAGGTTTAAATAACAGTACAttgcattatttattaaattcttCTTTTTACTATAACAGGGACATATGTGTCGCAAGGGCTTTAACgacataaacacacagacttgtgAAATATAGAGAACACTCCACAAGATATGAACGAAGAGTTTGGACTTCTAAagcatcaaaaaataaaatgatgtacAGCATTTagcttaattaattaatgttaaGCATGTGTAGTGTGTCAGTAATTACATTAAGTTAAGGAAAGAAGATAAAACTGAAATAGGAATATCctgaaaaaacagaatttaagaaAATTTGAAGCAGACAATTGGAaagatggacaacttttattATAGCAAGCACATCAAATGTGATTGTGTCTGATTCgggggtcacatgatcaacatttaggATAATGTtgaatcagagcattaatacaggaaacaacaatgggtttgtgtatgtgtttttgtgtgtttcagaagcaatttagttaatttttgttttgcttttggagtcattttgagtctAGTCTTCATTTTAGAAGTAATTTAGTATACTTTTGTTTTGGTTATGTgagtttttggatttattttgtgtctttttctatgTTTTACAAGAAATTTAGTAtacttttgttttggttttgtgtgttttttgagtcatattgTGCGTTTGGGatgtaatttagtttatttttgttatgtttttgtgtgtgttcatagtcattttttgtgttgctATTGTTGTTTGTGTATAAGGATGAAACTAAACAAATGAAAGTTGTTATCAGTAACTACCGGTAGTTGAATGCAACACTACTAGTCAGTCGGTAAACTATTTATAAGCTAGCcacgtgtaaaaaaaacaaaacaataacataataatCACTAACTAGTTAACAGTAACCAATCCTATACTAGTAAATAGAAAGGTAAACAAAGTAACCATGGAAACCAAGTAAACTGGTAATACCTTACGAGGAgctgtttgtttacaacattaACTTAaccaacacatttaaaatgattaaagaaCAATAAACACTCACTATTTTCACTAACTAGTCCAATACAACACTACTAGTCAGTGTAGAAACTAACGAGTTAACCACTGGTGACTGAATTCGTTAACTAGTCCGGTTAAAGATGGATTATGTTTCCCCGGTAACCGAGCACCGACCCCCGGGCAGCCGTATAAACACACGCGGTGGTAAACGCAGCGGAAGCAGGGCGGAAGGGGAGGCCGTTAGGAGCAGGAAAACACCCGGCCACAGAGGTTCCTACTGCCGCTGTCACTCCTCGTCTGCTCGCTAAAAATAAACCTGACAGACGGCGGAGGAGGACGGCCTGGCCCACCAGCTACTCAGCGGCTCAGTGTCCGCTCAACGCTGCACCATTCCCCGCTGAGCTTTTCCACACTCCGCCGCTGATTTACACACTTAATATTATTGACAAAAACACGGATATAAAACGAGCCTGTGGGGATTACTGCTGTCCTAACCGCAGCTTACAGCCCTTTCCCTCGGTTTGACCCGCAGTTAAAGCACATTAAACAGCCACGGTGGGACAGCGGGGCGTCCCAGCCAGTGAGGCCAGGCTGAGACGCTCCTCCAGCGGGTACAGAAGCAGGGCTTACCCGTCGGGAGGACCGAGGCTCCGGGCTTCTTGGCTAACATGGCGGCCGCTCCTCTCCTGTGGGAGCAGCAGGGAggactcctcctcttcctccttctgaGGCTCCTCCTTTTCCTTCACCGCTCATCGCAccaaactactactactaatactactactaactAACCGATAACCAACAACTAACTCCGAGACGGTTTATGATTCACATACAACGATTTATAATGTGaatcaatcacaaaaaatataatgaagGAAATGTTGTTATTAAGTGTACACTGCACACAATAAGTCCCAATAATGGGAATTTCAGTTAATTATTTGTAGGTAGTTTAAActtaaataaacatgttaacaAAGAATAATATGATGCACTTCAATCACAATTTATCATGTAGTTTTAAGAAATAGAcaaattcataaataaatacataaatgaccaAATCAAAAACTATTTCGGTTTGTGACGactaacacaaataaataattaaaatcaagattcatttaaaaaaaaaaaaaaaaaaaaaaaaagtacgtaaaataactcaaagaacattttttaaaaaaataaataaaaatgagaaaataaggGATATAAAtgagtaattaaataaataaatatccaaatacatAGCTATTACGGTTTGTAATGAttgtcagatttaacatttaacatttaaaatttacatttaatatttaaaatttacatcaaacgtttatatttaacatttagattcatatttaacttttagattcatatttaacttttagatttaacatctaacaagcgggtcagaaaatggatggatgaatttaacatttagatttaaatttagcatttcggtttaacttttagatttacatttaacttttacatttaacatttagatttaacatttatacttataattaatgttttttatttaatatttaacatttagatttagcatttagatttaatatttagatttaaatttaagatttagatttaaatttaagatttagatttaacattgacatatcttcatgagaaaaaaaaatatcttaaatgttttgttgtaaatctggtcaaaagtaacattaaaaaaattacataccttttttaaatttggtttctTGCTAAATGTTGGAAAAACTTGccatttattttagcatgcacaactttacaatcagcataattaattaatccaaTATATGTCCAGATTTGTCAAGTTTGgattgtgtgcttttattttgaaggaagtAGATGTTCTCcctcacacagagacacacacacacacacacacacacacacacacacacacatgcagaaatGCATACACAAAGTTTCTGCAGCATTT
This genomic window from Gouania willdenowi chromosome 6, fGouWil2.1, whole genome shotgun sequence contains:
- the dyrk2 gene encoding dual specificity tyrosine-phosphorylation-regulated kinase 2, whose protein sequence is MLAKKPGASVLPTGKAGEPVYSPGHSGSNTTSPVALPPLRNNNHHPLNAGSKATMSDGVQLSSSSQSHVVQLYEENTNKRPILTSQPNGLAPLGSSTRPGLLPADRQTSASDSAHHGRNGSATSNKSSDGKPKTNALSPEQAMKQFMTKMSLFEHHEVFSFPEVFFVGPGAKKRLGVVGGANNGGYDDDQGSYIQVPHDQIAYRYEVLKVIGKGSFGQVVKAFDHKSQSHVALKMVRNEKRFHRQAAEEIRILEHLRKQDKDSSMNVIHMLENFTFRNHICMTFELLSMNLYELIKKNKFQGFSLPLVRKFAHSILQCLDALHKNRIIHCDLKPENILLKQQGRSGIKVIDFGSSCYEHQRVYTYIQSRFYRAPEVILGSRYGMPIDMWSLGCILAELLTGYPLLPGEDEADQLACIIELLGMPSQKLLDASKRAKNFVSSKGYPRYCTVTTLPDSTTVLNGGRSRRGKVRGPPGSKDWSTALKGCDDPLFLDFLKQCMEWDPVLRMTPSQALRHPWLRRRLPKPPTCTTSGEKTSSYKRGTSNVTDGALTSISKLASSSSTAATTTTTTSSSKTRTNLAAITDANGNIQPRTVLPKLVS